One window of Arthrobacter oryzae genomic DNA carries:
- a CDS encoding 2-hydroxy-3-oxopropionate reductase yields the protein MSNVAVIGLGIMGLPMAINLVKAGHTVTGFNRSQDKIDKLVSEGGKGATSIADAVKDADVVITMVPDSPDVEGVVSGPDGVFANAKQGTLWIDASSIRPDVAKRLSEDAVAAGIRPLDAPVSGGEQGAIDAALSIMVGGDAADFEAAQDVLNAVGKTIVHVGPSGSGQTVKAANQLIVAVNIEVLAEAIAFLEAYGVDTDAALKVLGGGLAGSKVLDQKGQKMLDRNFDPGFRLALHHKDLGIVTSAAREAKVAIPLGAVVAQLVAATVNQGDGGLDHSGLFKQVLQLSGRK from the coding sequence ATGAGCAACGTTGCAGTCATCGGACTCGGAATCATGGGCCTGCCCATGGCCATCAACCTCGTCAAGGCCGGCCACACCGTCACCGGCTTCAACCGCAGTCAGGACAAGATCGACAAGCTGGTCTCCGAGGGCGGCAAGGGTGCCACGAGCATCGCGGACGCCGTCAAGGACGCCGACGTCGTCATCACCATGGTGCCGGACTCCCCCGATGTTGAGGGCGTCGTCAGCGGCCCGGACGGTGTCTTCGCCAACGCGAAGCAGGGCACCCTGTGGATCGACGCGTCCAGCATCCGCCCGGACGTCGCCAAGCGGCTCTCCGAGGACGCGGTCGCTGCCGGCATCCGCCCGCTCGACGCCCCGGTTTCCGGCGGCGAACAGGGCGCCATCGACGCCGCACTCTCCATCATGGTGGGCGGCGATGCGGCAGACTTCGAGGCAGCACAGGACGTCCTCAACGCCGTCGGCAAGACCATCGTCCACGTCGGCCCCTCCGGCTCCGGCCAGACCGTCAAGGCAGCCAACCAGCTGATCGTCGCCGTCAACATCGAGGTCCTCGCCGAGGCCATCGCGTTCCTGGAGGCCTACGGCGTGGACACTGACGCCGCACTTAAGGTCCTCGGCGGCGGGCTTGCCGGTTCCAAGGTCCTGGACCAGAAGGGCCAGAAGATGCTGGACCGCAACTTCGACCCCGGCTTCCGCCTGGCCCTGCACCACAAGGACCTCGGCATCGTCACCTCGGCCGCCCGCGAAGCCAAGGTCGCCATCCCCCTGGGCGCCGTCGTCGCACAGCTCGTCGCCGCCACCGTCAACCAGGGCGACGGCGGCCTGGACCACTCGGGACTCTTCAAGCAGGTCCTCCAGCTCAGCGGCCGCAAGTAA
- the gcl gene encoding glyoxylate carboligase has product MTKMRTVDAAVAILEKEGATEAFGLPGAAINPFYSAMRAHGGIRHTLARHVEGASHMADGYSRAADGNIGICIGTSGPAGTDMITGLYAAWADSIPMLCITGQAPVAKLHKEDFQAVDIESIAKPVTKMAMTVLEPGQVPGAFQKAFQLMRSGRPGPVLLDLPIDVQLAEIEFDIDTYEPLPVEKPRASRKQLAKALDMLTAGERPLIVAGGGIINADASEQLVELAELLGVPVIPTLMGWGAISDDHPLMAGMVGLQTSHRYGNENYLRSDFVIGIGNRWANRHTGGLDTYTAGRTFVHIDIEPTQIGRVFSPDLGIASDAGAALAGLIELARERREAGSLPDYSAWAAECAERKATLHRKTHFENIPIKPQRVYEEMNKSFGKDTTYVSTIGLSQIAGAQMLHVFGPRKWINAGQAGPLGWTAPAALGVVRGKPDETVVALSGDYDFQFMIEELAVGAQFNLPYIHVVVNNSYLGLIRQSQRGFNMEQNVSLAFENINSTDLSATASGYGVDHIKVAEGLGCKAVRVEDPSDLASAFDKAKALAGEFKVPVVVEVILEKITNISMGVEINAVNEFEELAESSADAPTAILAMQA; this is encoded by the coding sequence ATGACCAAGATGCGCACCGTAGACGCTGCCGTCGCGATCCTGGAAAAGGAGGGCGCCACCGAGGCGTTCGGCCTGCCGGGCGCGGCGATCAACCCCTTCTATTCAGCCATGCGGGCCCACGGTGGCATCCGCCACACGCTGGCCCGCCACGTTGAAGGCGCCAGCCACATGGCGGACGGCTACTCCCGTGCCGCCGACGGCAACATCGGCATCTGCATCGGCACCTCCGGCCCGGCCGGCACGGACATGATCACCGGCCTGTACGCCGCGTGGGCCGATTCCATCCCCATGCTCTGCATCACCGGCCAGGCCCCCGTGGCCAAGCTGCACAAGGAAGACTTCCAGGCCGTGGACATCGAGTCCATCGCCAAGCCCGTGACCAAGATGGCCATGACCGTCCTGGAGCCCGGCCAGGTTCCCGGCGCCTTCCAGAAGGCCTTCCAGCTGATGCGCTCCGGCCGCCCCGGCCCGGTGCTGCTGGACCTGCCGATCGACGTGCAGCTGGCCGAGATCGAATTCGACATCGACACCTACGAGCCGCTGCCCGTGGAGAAGCCCAGGGCCTCCCGCAAGCAGCTGGCAAAGGCCCTGGACATGCTGACGGCAGGCGAGCGCCCGCTGATCGTTGCCGGCGGCGGCATCATCAACGCCGACGCCTCCGAGCAGCTGGTGGAACTGGCCGAGCTGCTGGGCGTTCCGGTCATCCCCACCCTGATGGGCTGGGGCGCCATCTCCGACGACCACCCCCTGATGGCCGGCATGGTGGGCCTGCAGACCAGCCACCGCTACGGCAACGAGAACTACCTGCGCAGCGACTTCGTGATCGGCATCGGCAACCGCTGGGCCAACCGCCACACCGGCGGGCTGGACACCTACACGGCCGGCCGCACGTTCGTGCACATCGACATCGAGCCCACCCAGATCGGCCGTGTGTTCTCCCCGGACCTGGGCATCGCGTCCGACGCCGGTGCGGCGCTGGCCGGGCTGATCGAGCTGGCCCGCGAACGCCGTGAGGCCGGGTCCCTGCCGGACTACTCCGCCTGGGCAGCCGAATGCGCCGAGCGCAAGGCCACCCTGCACCGCAAGACGCACTTCGAGAACATCCCCATCAAGCCGCAGCGCGTTTACGAGGAGATGAACAAGTCCTTTGGCAAGGACACCACGTACGTGTCCACCATCGGCCTGTCCCAGATCGCCGGCGCCCAGATGCTGCATGTGTTCGGCCCGCGCAAGTGGATCAACGCCGGCCAGGCCGGTCCCCTGGGCTGGACCGCCCCCGCCGCCCTGGGCGTGGTCCGCGGCAAGCCGGACGAGACCGTTGTGGCCCTGTCCGGTGACTACGACTTCCAGTTCATGATCGAGGAACTGGCCGTGGGCGCGCAGTTCAACCTGCCGTACATCCACGTGGTGGTCAACAACTCCTACCTGGGCCTGATCCGCCAGTCCCAGCGCGGCTTCAACATGGAGCAGAACGTCTCCCTGGCCTTCGAGAACATCAACAGCACCGATCTCTCGGCCACCGCCAGCGGCTACGGCGTGGACCACATCAAGGTGGCCGAGGGCCTGGGCTGCAAGGCCGTCCGCGTGGAGGACCCCAGCGACCTGGCGTCCGCCTTCGACAAGGCGAAGGCGCTGGCCGGCGAGTTCAAGGTTCCCGTGGTGGTGGAAGTGATCCTGGAAAAGATCACCAACATCTCCATGGGCGTGGAAATCAACGCGGTGAACGAGTTCGAGGAACTGGCCGAGTCCAGCGCCGACGCCCCCACCGCCATCCTGGCAATGCAGGCCTAA
- a CDS encoding glycerate kinase, with protein sequence MRIVIAPDKFKGSLSAPDVARHLDAGLQSATGHNLEVLRIPVADGGEGTLDAAVGSGFTRRSAVVSGPTGQPLRADFAVRGREAVIEMAAASGLAVLPGGTLDAKGATSLGTGELIRAALDAGCRQIILGVGGSANTDGGAGVLQGLGAQLLDAEGNELPPGGAALARLDRIDFSGFDARLDEARFVLASDVDNPLLGTEGAPAVFGPQKGATPEDVATLDAALQHFVDVLAAEIGPRALKAADAPGAGAAGGVGYAAIAVLAATRRPGIDVVLEFTGLADRLAGADLVITGEGSLDEQSLLGKTPMGVARAAARAGVPVVAVCGRTTLTPSQQTDSGFRQVYPLTSLEAKVEICIAEAGPLLEQLGKHIGAALADLTQAATAPANSARTKEPLNV encoded by the coding sequence ATGCGGATCGTGATCGCCCCGGACAAGTTCAAGGGCTCGCTGTCCGCCCCGGACGTGGCCCGGCACCTGGATGCCGGGCTGCAGTCCGCCACCGGCCACAACCTTGAGGTACTCCGGATTCCGGTGGCCGACGGCGGCGAGGGCACCCTCGACGCCGCCGTCGGCTCCGGCTTCACCCGCCGGAGCGCCGTGGTCAGCGGACCTACCGGGCAGCCGCTCCGGGCGGACTTTGCGGTCCGCGGCCGGGAAGCGGTCATCGAAATGGCCGCGGCGTCCGGCCTCGCCGTCCTCCCCGGCGGCACCTTGGACGCCAAGGGAGCCACCAGCCTGGGCACAGGGGAACTGATCCGGGCAGCGCTCGACGCCGGATGCCGGCAGATCATCCTGGGCGTCGGCGGGAGCGCCAACACCGACGGCGGCGCCGGCGTCCTGCAGGGACTCGGCGCACAGCTCCTGGACGCGGAAGGCAACGAACTGCCGCCCGGCGGTGCGGCCCTGGCCAGGCTGGACCGGATCGACTTTTCCGGCTTCGACGCCCGGCTGGACGAGGCACGCTTCGTCCTCGCCAGCGATGTGGACAACCCGCTGCTAGGAACCGAAGGCGCGCCGGCGGTCTTTGGCCCGCAGAAGGGCGCCACCCCGGAGGACGTGGCAACCCTGGACGCTGCACTGCAGCATTTTGTGGACGTCCTCGCCGCGGAGATCGGACCCCGCGCGCTGAAGGCCGCGGACGCGCCGGGCGCCGGAGCGGCGGGCGGCGTGGGTTACGCCGCCATCGCGGTCCTGGCCGCGACGCGCAGGCCGGGCATCGACGTCGTGCTTGAATTCACCGGGCTCGCTGACCGGCTGGCCGGCGCGGACCTGGTGATTACCGGCGAAGGCAGCCTGGACGAACAGAGCCTGCTCGGCAAAACGCCCATGGGCGTGGCCCGCGCGGCCGCCCGCGCCGGTGTTCCGGTGGTGGCCGTCTGCGGCCGCACCACCCTGACGCCGTCGCAGCAGACGGATTCAGGATTCCGGCAGGTCTACCCGCTGACCTCGCTGGAGGCCAAGGTAGAAATATGTATAGCCGAAGCAGGACCCCTGCTTGAACAATTGGGAAAGCACATCGGCGCGGCACTGGCGGACCTGACCCAGGCGGCCACCGCACCGGCGAACAGCGCCCGTACTAAGGAGCCCCTCAATGTCTGA
- the allB gene encoding allantoinase AllB — protein sequence MSEERFDLVIRGQRILTTAGIAAREVGVRGGKIVAIEPLGNGLSGDAVIELADDETLIPGLVDTHVHVNEPGRTEWEGFASATRAAAAGGVTTIIDMPLNSIPPTTTVEGLKLKREVAEDQAFVDVGFWGGAVPGNKADLRPLHDEGVFGFKCFLLHSGVDEFPHLEADEMEEDMAELKSFDSLMIVHAEDSHAIDRAPHPGGDHYATFLASRPRGAENKAIAEVIERARWTGARAHILHLSSSDALPMIASAKRDGVHLTVETCPHYLTLMAEEIPDGATAYKCCPPIREASNRELLWQGLQDGTIDCIVSDHSPSTLDLKDLENGDFAVAWGGVSSLQLGLSLIWSEARHRGIPLEQVVSWMAEKPAALARLSHKGQLALGYDADFSVFAPDEAFVVDVSKLKHKNPITPYDGKALSGVVRKTFLRGHEIDGKTPGGKLIRRGGV from the coding sequence ATGTCTGAAGAACGCTTTGACCTCGTCATCCGGGGCCAGCGCATCCTCACCACCGCCGGCATCGCCGCGCGTGAAGTGGGCGTGCGCGGCGGCAAGATCGTCGCCATCGAACCGCTCGGCAACGGCCTGTCCGGCGACGCCGTGATTGAACTCGCCGACGACGAAACCCTCATCCCCGGCCTGGTGGACACCCATGTCCACGTCAACGAGCCCGGCCGCACTGAGTGGGAGGGGTTCGCCTCCGCCACCCGCGCCGCCGCAGCCGGCGGCGTCACCACCATCATCGACATGCCGCTGAACTCCATCCCGCCCACCACCACGGTGGAAGGCCTCAAGCTCAAGCGCGAGGTGGCCGAGGACCAGGCGTTCGTGGACGTCGGGTTCTGGGGCGGGGCCGTCCCGGGCAACAAGGCGGACCTGCGCCCGCTGCACGACGAGGGCGTCTTCGGTTTCAAGTGCTTCCTGCTGCACTCCGGCGTGGACGAGTTCCCGCACCTGGAAGCGGACGAGATGGAAGAGGACATGGCCGAGCTCAAGTCCTTCGACTCGCTCATGATCGTCCACGCGGAAGACTCCCACGCGATCGACCGGGCACCGCACCCGGGCGGCGACCACTACGCCACGTTCCTGGCCTCCCGCCCGCGCGGCGCCGAGAACAAGGCCATCGCCGAAGTGATCGAACGGGCCCGCTGGACCGGCGCCCGCGCCCACATCCTGCACCTGTCCTCCTCCGACGCGCTGCCGATGATCGCCTCCGCCAAGCGCGACGGCGTGCACCTCACGGTGGAAACCTGCCCGCACTACCTCACGCTCATGGCCGAAGAGATTCCGGACGGCGCCACCGCCTACAAGTGCTGCCCGCCGATCCGCGAGGCCTCCAACCGCGAGCTGCTGTGGCAGGGCCTGCAGGACGGCACCATCGACTGCATCGTCTCCGACCACTCCCCGTCCACCCTCGACCTGAAGGACCTGGAAAACGGCGACTTCGCCGTCGCGTGGGGCGGCGTTTCCTCACTCCAGCTGGGCCTGTCCCTGATCTGGAGCGAAGCGCGGCACCGCGGCATCCCGCTGGAGCAGGTGGTGTCCTGGATGGCCGAGAAGCCCGCCGCCCTGGCGCGCCTCTCCCACAAGGGCCAGCTGGCACTCGGCTATGACGCGGACTTCTCCGTGTTCGCCCCGGACGAGGCCTTCGTGGTGGACGTCTCCAAGCTCAAGCACAAAAACCCGATCACGCCTTACGACGGCAAGGCGCTTTCCGGTGTGGTGCGGAAGACATTCCTGCGCGGTCATGAAATCGACGGCAAGACCCCCGGCGGCAAGCTCATCCGCCGCGGCGGCGTCTGA
- a CDS encoding winged helix-turn-helix domain-containing protein gives MAVQVHSPRGICAGPARPGPQLKAHGLAVWVTPDGEQDIDDAVMARAAELLLARALKIAPEAEVHVWPAAGAATSAAHAAPSGGPQGAAGSGTPVPSSSVPEDSPEEGDDGTTHVPPSAGPASLVSVDLAAGEVRLDGTQVALTGVEFKLLRYLVENCSRAISREELRLFLESLDSPAAASRSIDVYVGRVRRKLRRGRHAIATVRGGGYQFVPGPHTKVRGPAEYCI, from the coding sequence ATGGCAGTCCAGGTACATTCCCCGCGCGGCATATGTGCTGGCCCGGCCAGGCCGGGGCCGCAACTCAAAGCCCATGGCCTGGCCGTCTGGGTAACCCCGGACGGCGAGCAGGACATTGACGACGCCGTGATGGCACGCGCTGCGGAACTGTTGCTGGCGCGTGCCCTGAAGATTGCTCCGGAGGCGGAAGTCCACGTCTGGCCCGCCGCCGGAGCTGCAACCTCCGCTGCCCATGCTGCCCCGTCGGGGGGACCGCAAGGGGCCGCCGGCAGCGGAACCCCAGTGCCGTCGTCGTCCGTTCCGGAGGACTCCCCGGAAGAGGGCGACGACGGCACAACCCACGTCCCGCCGTCGGCCGGTCCGGCGAGCCTGGTGTCCGTGGACCTTGCCGCCGGCGAGGTCAGGCTGGACGGGACGCAGGTGGCGCTGACCGGCGTCGAGTTCAAGCTGCTGCGCTACCTCGTGGAAAATTGTTCGCGGGCCATCAGCCGGGAGGAACTGCGGCTGTTCCTGGAATCGTTAGATTCACCGGCGGCGGCCTCGCGTTCCATCGATGTGTACGTGGGCCGGGTGCGGCGGAAGCTGCGCCGCGGCCGGCACGCGATCGCCACGGTGCGGGGCGGGGGCTACCAGTTCGTCCCCGGCCCCCACACGAAAGTGCGCGGACCCGCGGAATACTGCATCTGA
- the bcp gene encoding thioredoxin-dependent thiol peroxidase yields the protein MSPTLTTKLQPGTQAPDFTLPDAEGKPTSLADYRGKNVIVYFYPEAATPGCTTEACDFRDSLESLQGSGYEVLGVSPDAPEKLAHFTGDFALTFPLLADEDHSVALAYGAWGEKLRDGEVTEGIVRSTVVLDPEGNVKLAQYQVKAQGHVAALKEALGI from the coding sequence ATGAGCCCCACACTGACCACCAAGCTCCAGCCCGGAACCCAGGCACCGGACTTCACCCTGCCCGATGCGGAGGGCAAGCCGACGTCCCTGGCCGATTACCGCGGCAAGAACGTGATTGTGTACTTCTACCCGGAAGCGGCCACCCCGGGCTGCACCACCGAGGCCTGCGACTTCCGTGACAGCCTCGAGTCGCTGCAGGGCTCCGGCTACGAGGTCCTGGGCGTCTCCCCCGACGCCCCCGAGAAGCTGGCCCACTTCACGGGCGACTTCGCACTGACCTTCCCGCTCCTGGCCGACGAGGACCATTCCGTTGCCCTGGCCTACGGCGCGTGGGGCGAAAAGCTGCGCGACGGTGAGGTCACCGAGGGCATCGTCCGCTCCACCGTGGTGCTCGATCCTGAAGGCAACGTCAAGCTGGCCCAGTACCAGGTCAAGGCGCAGGGCCACGTGGCGGCGCTGAAGGAAGCCCTGGGCATCTAG
- a CDS encoding polysaccharide deacetylase family protein: MEFPGFPDSAHPISWPEGYRAAASFTFDVDAESCTIAHDPTSTRRMSLMTHQSYGPKVAVPRLLQILDRQDVQATFFIPGFTAESYPDVVRRIVDAGHEIAHHGYLHEPMQGIDAATEARYIDRGLEALAKVAGVRPVGYRAPWWELNWHSPALLADRGFLYDSSLLDGDAPYRFSVAEGDSRDLVEIPVDWALDDWEQYAFYPGVTGSGVIESPAKVLEMWMLEAEAHHAAGSCFVLTNHPFISGRPSKAVALEQLISRVKAMDGMWVTTMAKIAEHTRDTVTEVHSHARIEVPGFPDAGARFTPAQVRQPALASDRSRL; this comes from the coding sequence ATGGAATTCCCCGGTTTCCCGGACTCCGCCCATCCCATCTCCTGGCCCGAAGGTTACCGGGCGGCCGCATCCTTCACGTTCGATGTGGATGCGGAGTCATGCACCATCGCTCACGATCCCACCAGCACGCGCCGGATGTCCCTCATGACCCACCAGTCCTACGGGCCCAAGGTCGCGGTGCCGCGGCTGCTGCAGATCCTGGACCGCCAGGACGTGCAGGCAACCTTCTTCATCCCCGGATTCACGGCCGAAAGCTACCCGGATGTGGTACGCCGGATCGTGGACGCGGGCCATGAGATCGCCCACCACGGCTACTTGCACGAACCCATGCAGGGGATCGATGCCGCCACCGAGGCGCGGTACATCGACCGCGGGCTGGAGGCACTGGCCAAGGTCGCCGGCGTCCGGCCGGTGGGCTACCGCGCTCCCTGGTGGGAGCTGAACTGGCACTCGCCGGCGCTCCTCGCGGACCGCGGCTTCCTCTACGATTCCAGCCTGCTCGACGGCGACGCGCCGTACCGCTTCAGCGTCGCCGAGGGCGATTCCCGGGACCTGGTGGAAATCCCGGTGGACTGGGCGCTGGACGACTGGGAGCAGTACGCCTTCTACCCCGGGGTTACCGGCAGCGGAGTGATCGAAAGCCCCGCCAAGGTCCTGGAAATGTGGATGCTGGAGGCGGAGGCCCACCATGCGGCCGGGAGTTGCTTCGTGCTGACCAACCACCCGTTCATCTCCGGCCGGCCCTCCAAGGCCGTGGCCCTGGAACAGCTGATCAGCCGGGTCAAGGCCATGGACGGCATGTGGGTCACCACCATGGCCAAGATCGCCGAGCACACGCGGGACACCGTCACCGAGGTCCACAGCCACGCCCGCATCGAGGTGCCAGGCTTCCCCGACGCCGGAGCCCGCTTCACCCCGGCCCAGGTGCGCCAGCCGGCACTGGCCTCCGACCGGTCCCGCCTCTAA
- a CDS encoding purine-cytosine permease family protein — MHNNSTAAPAGQAPVAGEDVEAWLQPIPESQRTRKVSGQFWIWAGANLAPINWVLGALGIHLGLGFADTVTVLVLGNLIGMLLFGCFVLLGQKTGATGMVLARAAFGRRGNYLPAAIQALLVIGWCAVNTWIILDLVMALFGTLGWVDPTAQNYAWKIGVATAIMAAQVAIAWFGYKAIAAFEKWTVPPTIIILAVMSAVAWFGMKIDWGYAGPAGNILEGSERIAAMSAVMTAIGIGWGITWFTYAADYSRFVSTEVPKKKVYLASVLGQFIPVVWLGILGASLATNSGEIDPGKLIVQNFGVLALPVLLMVLHGPIATNILNIYTFSVATQALDITISRRKLNLFVGVFSLIAVVFFIFQEDFAAVLDAWLIGLVAWVAAWGGVMLVHYFWIEKRWPGETARLFDGVGTRRLPGVNWAGIVSLLVGIFSTWLFMYGLVPAMQGPIAVALGGWDLSWLAGGVSSAVSYAVLGPRVHRKFLAHAGSAPVPVAAQEAAAPEAAPTEAAVRPAPTAISL, encoded by the coding sequence ATGCATAACAACTCCACTGCAGCACCGGCCGGCCAAGCGCCCGTAGCCGGCGAAGACGTCGAAGCCTGGCTTCAGCCCATCCCCGAATCCCAGCGGACCCGGAAGGTGTCCGGGCAGTTCTGGATCTGGGCAGGCGCCAACCTCGCACCCATCAACTGGGTGCTCGGCGCACTGGGCATCCACCTGGGCCTTGGCTTTGCCGACACGGTCACCGTTCTGGTCTTGGGGAACCTGATCGGAATGCTGCTGTTCGGCTGCTTCGTCCTGCTCGGCCAGAAGACCGGGGCCACGGGCATGGTGCTCGCCCGGGCAGCATTCGGCAGGCGCGGAAACTACCTGCCCGCCGCCATCCAGGCGTTGCTGGTCATCGGCTGGTGCGCTGTCAACACCTGGATCATCCTCGACCTGGTCATGGCCTTGTTCGGTACCCTTGGCTGGGTTGATCCGACAGCGCAGAACTATGCGTGGAAGATCGGCGTGGCCACGGCCATTATGGCCGCGCAGGTAGCCATCGCCTGGTTCGGCTACAAGGCCATCGCAGCGTTTGAAAAGTGGACAGTGCCGCCCACCATCATCATTCTTGCTGTCATGTCCGCCGTCGCCTGGTTCGGCATGAAGATCGACTGGGGCTACGCCGGTCCTGCCGGCAACATCCTTGAAGGGTCGGAGCGGATCGCCGCGATGAGCGCTGTCATGACTGCCATCGGCATCGGCTGGGGCATCACCTGGTTCACCTACGCCGCCGACTACTCCCGCTTCGTGAGCACCGAAGTGCCCAAGAAGAAGGTCTACCTCGCCTCAGTCCTGGGCCAGTTCATCCCCGTCGTCTGGCTCGGCATCCTTGGTGCCAGCCTGGCCACCAACAGCGGCGAGATTGACCCCGGAAAGCTCATTGTCCAGAACTTCGGTGTCCTGGCACTCCCTGTCCTCCTGATGGTCCTGCACGGACCCATCGCCACGAACATCCTGAACATCTACACCTTCTCCGTTGCCACACAGGCACTTGACATCACCATCAGCCGCCGCAAGCTCAACCTCTTCGTCGGCGTCTTCTCGCTGATCGCCGTCGTCTTCTTCATCTTCCAGGAGGATTTCGCCGCCGTGCTGGACGCCTGGCTGATCGGCCTCGTGGCTTGGGTGGCTGCCTGGGGCGGCGTGATGCTGGTGCACTACTTCTGGATCGAGAAGCGCTGGCCCGGCGAGACCGCACGCCTCTTCGACGGTGTGGGCACCAGGCGCCTCCCCGGCGTCAACTGGGCGGGCATCGTATCGCTCCTGGTGGGCATCTTCTCCACCTGGCTGTTCATGTACGGACTTGTCCCCGCCATGCAGGGCCCCATCGCCGTGGCCCTGGGCGGCTGGGATCTGTCCTGGCTGGCCGGCGGAGTCAGCAGCGCCGTCAGCTACGCGGTTCTCGGGCCCCGGGTCCACCGCAAATTTCTGGCCCACGCCGGATCCGCTCCGGTCCCGGTAGCCGCCCAGGAAGCGGCCGCCCCTGAAGCGGCCCCCACTGAAGCGGCAGTCCGCCCGGCACCCACCGCCATCTCACTCTAG